The Colias croceus chromosome 23, ilColCroc2.1 genome window below encodes:
- the LOC123702308 gene encoding zinc finger protein 436-like: MSVELSPTHVITEINEVKENSDEEKTEEQIIVENKNADVDEPFEIEDTKIDSSDTIQDLLSNYNLRKVKRTIIIEDVYDNGNREYVPEQKKTKKKEREKPVNRYKCNLCNNTFTSETTFNSHKIIHQTDMEYTCDLCKETFDTNKHLLKHKTTWHNDNDCYLCKKCKCAFSDHRSYTNHRIGHLKPPYKCFECNFQFTKKTSLQSHIFLHYNIQTECSVCKKMINHKRMLSHMEQHNRISCVECGKKVRKSFYSYHMHVHTGVKKYQCWYCGQGFFSSGQRITHTRKHTGERPYRCSQCSRSFTQCTDLNRHMSIHKKSASFDCDHCGKKYSIKQSLITHMRIHSNYKPYKCPFCSESFHTSTYLTLHTYKKHLKEKRFKCDVCNRSFKLKNDYRKHLATKEHHKMAYKHTINVKVEC; encoded by the exons ATGTCGGTGGAATTAAGTCCCACACATGTAATAACAGAAATCAACGAAGTGAAAGAAAACTCAGACGAAGAAAAAACAGAAGAGCAAATAATAGTAGAGAATAAAAATGCTGATGTTGATGAACCATTTGAAATTGAAGATACAAAAATTGACTCCAGTGATACTATTCAAGATCTGCTGAGCAATTATAATTTGCGTAAAGTTAAAcg TACAATTATCATTGAAGATGTCTATGATAACGGTAATCGTGAATATGTACCGGAACAAAAGAAAACAAAGAAGAAAGAGAGAGAAAAGCCAGTGAACCGTTACAAATGTAATTTATGCAACAATACATTTACTAGTGAAACTACATTCAACAGCCACAAGATAATTCATCAAACAGACATGGAATATACATGCGACTTATGCAAAGAGACGTTCGACACAAACAAACACCttttaaaacacaaaacaaCCTGGCACAACGACAATGACTGTTACCTATGTAAGAAGTGTAAATGTGCCTTCTCCGATCACCGATCTTACACTAACCACAGGATAGGCCACTTGAAACCTCCGTACAAATGCTTTGAATGCAACTTTCAATTCACAAAGAAGACTTCGCTTCAATCCCATATATTCttgcattataatatacaaaccGAGTGCAGTGTATGTAAGAAGATGATCAATCACAAAAGAATGTTGTCGCACATGGAACAACACAATAGAATATCGTGCGTCGAATGCGGGAAGAAAGTCAGAAAATCGTTCTACAGTTATCACATGCATGTGCATACTGGTGTTAAGAAGTACCAGTGTTGGTACTGCGGGCAGGGGTTCTTTTCTAGCGGACAAAGGATAACACACACACGCAAACACACAGGCGAACGTCCGTACAGGTGCAGTCAATGCAGTCGATCATTCACACAATGTACCGATCTCAACAGACACATGTCAATACATAAGAAATCTGCTAGCTTCGATTGTGATCACTGCGGTAAGAAGTATTCAATCAAACAGTCGTTGATAACACACATGCGTATACATAGCAACTATAAGCCGTACAAATGCCCGTTCTGCTCGGAAAGCTTCCATACGTCTACGTACTTGACGCTCCATACCTATAAGAAACATTTAAAGGAGAAGCGGTTTAAATGTGACGTTTGTAACAGAAG